The Methanohalophilus portucalensis genome window below encodes:
- the mtaA gene encoding methylcobamide:CoM methyltransferase MtaA, with amino-acid sequence MSELTQKTRLTNALKGESVDKAPVASVTQTATVELMEMTGASWPEAHSDASKMAKLALASHTEAGLEAVRYPFCLTVLAEAMGCEVNMGTQNRQPSITEHPYKKGIDDLKMPDNLAELGRIPAVVEATGIVRDSVGEDVPIIAGMEGPVTLASDLASVKKFMKWSIKKPDDFKTILDFATDACIEYANILLDSGVDMICVADPVASPDLMNPATFNDTLKPCLAKFAEAVDCIKILHVCGNVTPVLDMMGDCKFEGLSIEEKVKDVKEAKKTVEGRATLVGNVSSPFTILSGTPDKVKEEVKKALDDGISVVAPGCGIAPNSPLENVKALVEGRDEYFS; translated from the coding sequence ATGTCAGAACTGACTCAAAAAACCAGATTAACGAATGCTTTAAAGGGCGAGTCTGTAGACAAAGCCCCGGTTGCCTCTGTTACACAGACTGCAACAGTAGAGCTCATGGAAATGACCGGTGCATCCTGGCCCGAGGCTCATTCAGATGCTTCCAAAATGGCAAAACTGGCATTGGCATCTCACACTGAAGCCGGTTTGGAAGCTGTAAGATATCCATTTTGCCTAACGGTCCTGGCCGAAGCCATGGGTTGTGAAGTGAACATGGGTACCCAAAACAGGCAACCCTCAATAACAGAACATCCCTATAAAAAAGGAATTGACGATCTCAAAATGCCTGATAACCTGGCTGAACTGGGAAGGATTCCGGCAGTGGTTGAAGCTACAGGTATCGTAAGGGATAGTGTAGGCGAAGATGTACCTATTATAGCAGGAATGGAAGGTCCGGTTACCCTGGCCTCCGATCTTGCCAGTGTCAAGAAATTCATGAAATGGTCTATCAAGAAGCCTGATGACTTTAAAACCATCCTTGATTTTGCCACTGATGCATGTATCGAATATGCCAATATCCTTCTTGATAGTGGAGTAGATATGATATGTGTGGCAGACCCGGTGGCTTCTCCTGACCTTATGAATCCAGCCACATTCAATGATACCCTTAAACCCTGTCTTGCAAAATTTGCAGAAGCTGTGGATTGTATAAAAATCCTTCACGTATGTGGAAATGTAACACCTGTCCTGGATATGATGGGAGATTGTAAATTTGAAGGCTTGAGTATCGAGGAAAAGGTAAAGGATGTAAAGGAGGCCAAAAAGACAGTTGAAGGTCGCGCTACTCTTGTTGGTAATGTGTCCAGTCCTTTTACAATACTCAGTGGAACTCCTGACAAAGTAAAAGAAGAGGTTAAAAAAGCCCTGGATGATGGAATCTCTGTAGTTGCCCCTGGCTGCGGTATTGCTCCAAATTCCCCTCTTGAGAACGTAAAGGCACTGGTTGAAGGAAGAGATGAATACTTTTCCTGA
- a CDS encoding methylamine methyltransferase corrinoid protein reductive activase — MKVGVAIDLGTSGFRAQKIDIENGEIHKTVITMNNPLPGANVMDHLDFAMNYGQDLAHELVIGAFRNILEELGIHSSPDKIAICGNPIQLSLFQGIPIDDLAYAGQRKKAKYNIKEQERKAAVVKSIFIPGLEDLDDCIVVIPPAIKHEVGADALALIVKSGMLDNADISIATDYGTNAEMALKVGNVIYTGSAAAGPALEGQEIADGTIARPHAISDVSFEDKALRNYVLNDEMDTVQGDLVKPDDGTVIDKGDIEAHGITGTGVISLIDESIKNGLVVLPKINLKNSVIQLQDGIKFNEHDLVEAGRAIGAIRAGHITLCNAAGIGMEDIQTAYMSGAAGTYMDAIKAHNIGMIPYDVGQISQIGNTSLIVAKEILLSEDRLWELQEIAEQIVGTHVMFAMDDAFKEAYILELSYWGEGMPFKVLKKYLKKKKLPTIDVVKSVPAVEKRVVKDIPVLGEEGLHVLDKVGTYLTMVIEGCETCHKCVKVCPNDALSMEDNRVMIRTDLCDGAHCQKCIHACPHDLFKWENLDVMMQEPSMEQ; from the coding sequence ATGAAAGTGGGAGTTGCTATTGATCTTGGAACCAGTGGTTTCAGGGCTCAGAAAATAGATATTGAAAATGGTGAAATTCATAAAACGGTGATTACCATGAACAATCCTCTTCCGGGAGCCAATGTCATGGATCATTTGGATTTTGCCATGAATTATGGTCAGGATCTTGCTCATGAACTAGTAATAGGTGCTTTCCGTAATATTCTTGAGGAACTTGGAATTCATTCATCTCCTGATAAAATCGCGATTTGCGGAAATCCCATCCAGTTATCCCTGTTTCAGGGAATACCAATCGATGATCTTGCATATGCAGGACAGCGAAAAAAAGCAAAATATAATATAAAAGAACAGGAACGCAAAGCAGCTGTTGTAAAAAGTATCTTTATTCCGGGTCTCGAGGATCTTGATGATTGTATTGTTGTTATTCCTCCTGCAATTAAACATGAAGTGGGAGCTGATGCTCTTGCACTTATTGTTAAATCTGGTATGCTGGACAATGCAGACATTTCAATTGCAACGGATTACGGAACAAATGCCGAGATGGCTTTGAAAGTGGGAAATGTAATTTATACAGGCTCGGCTGCAGCTGGACCAGCCCTGGAAGGACAGGAAATTGCAGATGGTACGATTGCCCGGCCTCATGCTATATCTGATGTGTCCTTTGAAGATAAAGCACTACGTAACTATGTCCTTAATGATGAAATGGATACTGTACAGGGTGACCTCGTAAAACCAGATGATGGTACAGTAATAGATAAAGGAGACATAGAAGCACATGGTATTACTGGAACAGGTGTAATTTCTTTAATTGATGAATCTATTAAAAATGGTCTTGTAGTACTCCCAAAGATCAACCTGAAAAACAGCGTCATCCAATTGCAGGACGGAATAAAGTTCAACGAACATGATCTTGTAGAAGCTGGCAGGGCGATTGGGGCTATAAGAGCAGGTCATATAACTCTTTGTAATGCTGCCGGAATAGGAATGGAAGACATACAAACTGCGTATATGTCAGGTGCTGCAGGAACCTATATGGATGCTATTAAGGCGCATAATATTGGCATGATTCCTTATGATGTAGGTCAAATTAGCCAAATTGGCAACACCTCCTTGATAGTTGCCAAAGAAATTTTGCTCTCAGAGGACAGGTTATGGGAATTACAGGAAATTGCAGAGCAAATCGTTGGAACACATGTCATGTTTGCTATGGATGATGCATTTAAGGAAGCCTACATTCTCGAACTTTCTTATTGGGGAGAAGGCATGCCTTTCAAAGTGCTTAAAAAATACCTGAAGAAAAAGAAACTACCTACAATAGATGTCGTAAAATCAGTTCCTGCTGTTGAAAAGCGTGTAGTGAAAGATATCCCTGTACTGGGAGAAGAAGGTCTTCATGTTCTTGATAAGGTTGGAACATATCTTACGATGGTCATTGAAGGATGTGAAACCTGTCATAAGTGTGTCAAGGTCTGTCCGAATGATGCCCTTTCTATGGAAGATAACAGAGTAATGATACGTACTGATCTATGCGATGGTGCTCATTGTCAGAAATGCATACATGCCTGTCCCCATGATCTTTTTAAATGGGAAAATCTGGATGTTATGATGCAGGAACCATCAATGGAACAATAA
- a CDS encoding PAS domain S-box protein: MEKPILKEGQTNLAPALDFLDTGILLLDSKYNIIYVNSKMSSLLGIPENSYGKSVFDIEIWPFTKKEIVQSLKSIPSQNKPTIHSIEDSSGEAYNFTAHYLNPDLPDAPAFMLTLEKHLFSENESEKFEDLLSIFTSGISEGIIIIQDEKIQFANRKFGKIVGKKWDEIKGTHFLDYFPIQYRRMLYKKYTKRIEKKIYREMTYEIELLSTSGKVIPFELSSSLVEYGNRSAVMVVFRDISAKKEAEEHLKEAEKKYRSIFEKTPIGIVYFDRKGSIRNSNEAFNYIFKSFIDEKEEPEIFDYIPDTEVFGQIKQVLSGNSLSYRGEYEVNTQYSSKSIKITCNSLLLDGVLQGGIGIFEDISLQKSAEATLQMNKSRLEALLKLNRMEVFSFDEIARFALELTVEFTDSDWGYFCKVGMDGNPEKILYAPDAEDLESFVSGRIEYFEFKDRKSNVMDAGKTVEIPTFENEQLAMVAGFSRNIAFKEMEKNQLELFIQDIWTTIKHKMAEKSLCDSEIKYSSLVENGNDAIVVIQDGKLKFANSMFCEFVGNDCDSILDTDFRNYVAEEYRRMVTKKNQQYIQQKEMSHSRDEIELVTENGKKIPVIVSTSVIDHEGKPAVMAFISDITQQKEKENELLETFKVLKVLQSVIRTSPAIVFFWAPEEDWPVEFVSENIENFGYRAEEFTSGKLQYGDIIHPSDLDYVHQKLAKYSDEGMSDYNLEYRIITKNGDVRWVEERGSIQYENNEISHYQGIILDITERKKVNRFLDIDTDIGNFLTPTGDMQEMFDQLLELALHIEGVDAGALYIVDKSSKDLNIVAHRNISDEFAENHSTIEMDSLRGRFLSVQYPVYKLYSEIYPFSRSKKGKDNLLATAIIPVITNDNLSAVLFLASHKNYEIPYSIRNSLETVANQIGSVLDRIEKEAGIQKGQYDLQVLFDTISELIFVVDSEGCILYSNLNVAKTLKYSKQEITGMNFVKIHSHTQVLDAAKAFNEALNGNKQKKLFTLMDKNNNLINVDTTMQRGEWNGSDVVVVVNRIVE; the protein is encoded by the coding sequence ATGGAAAAACCTATTTTAAAAGAAGGGCAAACTAATCTTGCTCCCGCGTTAGATTTTCTGGACACTGGTATTCTTTTACTTGATAGTAAATATAATATAATATATGTAAATTCCAAAATGAGCAGTTTATTAGGAATTCCAGAAAACTCTTATGGAAAATCAGTTTTTGATATTGAAATATGGCCCTTTACCAAAAAAGAAATTGTTCAGTCCCTCAAAAGTATCCCCTCACAAAATAAACCAACGATTCATTCCATTGAAGATAGTTCCGGTGAAGCCTACAATTTTACAGCTCATTACTTGAATCCCGATTTGCCTGATGCCCCTGCATTTATGCTCACACTGGAAAAACATCTATTTTCTGAAAATGAATCTGAAAAATTTGAAGACCTGCTCTCCATTTTCACATCGGGTATTTCAGAAGGAATAATCATAATTCAAGATGAGAAAATCCAGTTTGCAAACCGCAAATTCGGAAAAATTGTTGGTAAAAAGTGGGATGAAATAAAAGGCACACATTTCCTGGATTATTTTCCGATTCAATATCGGCGGATGTTGTACAAAAAATATACCAAGCGTATTGAAAAAAAAATATACAGGGAAATGACATATGAGATCGAATTACTTTCAACATCAGGTAAAGTCATTCCTTTCGAACTTTCATCATCACTTGTTGAGTATGGCAATCGATCTGCAGTGATGGTCGTATTTCGGGACATATCAGCTAAAAAGGAAGCAGAAGAACATCTTAAAGAAGCTGAAAAGAAATACAGGTCAATCTTTGAAAAAACACCGATTGGGATTGTTTATTTTGACAGGAAAGGTAGTATAAGAAATTCCAATGAAGCCTTCAATTATATATTTAAATCTTTTATTGATGAAAAGGAAGAACCTGAAATTTTTGATTATATTCCCGATACGGAAGTATTTGGCCAGATAAAACAGGTGCTTTCCGGCAACTCTCTTTCTTACAGGGGAGAATACGAGGTCAATACTCAATATTCATCCAAATCTATAAAAATTACATGTAATTCCTTGCTCCTGGATGGTGTTTTACAGGGTGGAATCGGCATCTTTGAAGACATTTCCCTGCAAAAAAGTGCTGAAGCCACTCTTCAAATGAACAAATCCCGACTTGAAGCCCTTTTAAAATTAAACCGAATGGAAGTTTTTTCTTTCGATGAAATAGCTCGTTTTGCTCTTGAACTTACAGTTGAATTTACAGACAGCGATTGGGGCTACTTTTGCAAGGTGGGGATGGATGGCAACCCTGAAAAAATACTGTATGCTCCTGATGCAGAAGATCTGGAATCATTTGTATCCGGAAGAATTGAGTATTTTGAGTTCAAAGATAGAAAATCCAATGTTATGGATGCGGGAAAAACTGTCGAAATACCTACTTTTGAAAATGAGCAGCTCGCAATGGTTGCAGGTTTTAGCAGGAATATAGCTTTTAAAGAAATGGAAAAAAATCAATTAGAACTTTTTATACAGGATATATGGACTACAATCAAACATAAAATGGCCGAGAAATCGTTATGTGATTCTGAAATCAAATATTCTTCCCTTGTGGAAAACGGCAATGATGCAATAGTAGTAATTCAGGATGGTAAACTTAAATTTGCAAATTCGATGTTTTGTGAATTCGTGGGCAACGATTGTGATTCAATACTTGATACGGATTTTAGGAATTACGTTGCTGAAGAATATCGCCGTATGGTGACAAAAAAAAACCAGCAGTATATACAGCAAAAGGAGATGTCTCATTCCAGGGATGAAATTGAACTGGTTACAGAGAACGGCAAAAAAATACCTGTAATCGTAAGCACATCTGTAATCGACCATGAAGGCAAACCTGCAGTAATGGCATTTATAAGCGATATTACACAACAAAAAGAAAAGGAGAACGAACTTCTTGAAACTTTTAAAGTTCTAAAAGTGCTTCAGTCTGTAATTCGTACCAGTCCTGCAATAGTTTTCTTTTGGGCTCCGGAGGAAGATTGGCCGGTGGAATTTGTATCTGAAAACATTGAAAATTTTGGTTACAGGGCCGAGGAGTTTACTTCCGGAAAATTACAATATGGAGATATAATACATCCCTCTGATCTCGATTATGTCCATCAGAAGCTTGCAAAATATTCAGATGAAGGAATGTCGGATTACAATCTGGAATACCGCATAATCACAAAAAATGGAGACGTGCGCTGGGTTGAAGAACGAGGTTCCATCCAATATGAAAATAATGAAATAAGCCACTATCAAGGTATAATCCTTGATATCACTGAAAGAAAAAAAGTAAATCGCTTTTTAGATATTGATACGGATATTGGGAATTTCCTGACACCCACCGGTGATATGCAAGAAATGTTTGATCAGTTACTCGAGCTGGCTCTTCATATTGAAGGTGTGGATGCAGGTGCCCTCTATATTGTTGACAAATCCAGTAAAGACCTTAATATTGTAGCTCATCGTAATATTTCCGATGAGTTTGCTGAAAATCATTCTACAATTGAAATGGATTCACTTAGAGGAAGATTCCTGTCAGTACAATATCCCGTATATAAACTTTATTCTGAAATCTATCCCTTCTCTAGATCCAAAAAAGGCAAGGATAACCTCCTGGCAACAGCTATTATCCCTGTAATAACCAATGATAATTTATCTGCAGTATTGTTTTTGGCATCCCATAAAAATTATGAAATTCCGTATTCTATACGTAACTCGCTTGAAACTGTGGCAAACCAGATAGGTTCTGTGCTTGACAGGATTGAAAAAGAGGCAGGCATTCAGAAAGGGCAGTATGATTTACAGGTGCTCTTTGACACAATATCTGAGCTGATTTTTGTGGTGGATTCAGAAGGCTGTATCCTTTATTCCAATCTTAATGTTGCAAAAACCCTGAAATATTCCAAACAGGAAATTACAGGTATGAATTTTGTAAAAATTCATTCCCATACTCAGGTACTTGATGCTGCAAAAGCCTTTAACGAAGCCCTCAATGGCAACAAACAAAAAAAATTGTTCACATTGATGGACAAAAATAATAATCTAATAAATGTCGATACTACAATGCAAAGGGGGGAATGGAACGGTAGTGATGTGGTCGTCGTTGTCAATAGAATTGTTGAATGA
- a CDS encoding GTP-binding protein, protein MGKSGCYDAGTINGTIIDGRFKRMKVLVVGGFLGSGKTTTILRIGKYLGERGQKAAIIVNEIGEVGVDADIISSYGFDSIELTNGCVCCTLKRDMRYTVDEIYRKMKPDILLVEPTGIAFPAVIKEDIMLMNLKDVEFAPLVTVIDGSRFKQIMKETKQFSKRQIIDAEILAINKVDLIEDLYIPIVESSVQQMNPQAHTVRFSAKSRDEEFAEFISTLLSDETSLEVDRRKESIDKSPDAEEIVAASGENSIESSKMATYASEYSLSHDYLESEKAQSIVSNLMESLKKEILVMNPEFVGHMKVILQAGTVNVRSSVTGAEENPQIETIESYSSKPSVKILSAISNVSRLELMELVDSFVKEIFTNHGIKIVKTAVHKHNHESHNHDNHNHPEGV, encoded by the coding sequence ATGGGAAAATCTGGATGTTATGATGCAGGAACCATCAATGGAACAATAATCGATGGAAGGTTTAAACGAATGAAAGTACTCGTTGTGGGAGGATTTTTAGGAAGTGGGAAAACCACTACAATCCTCCGCATTGGAAAATATCTTGGAGAAAGGGGCCAGAAAGCTGCTATAATAGTAAATGAAATAGGCGAGGTTGGAGTTGATGCTGATATCATCTCCAGTTATGGTTTTGATTCCATAGAGCTCACAAACGGTTGTGTGTGTTGTACTCTCAAGAGAGATATGAGGTATACCGTAGATGAAATTTATAGGAAAATGAAACCGGATATACTACTTGTTGAACCCACAGGTATTGCATTTCCTGCTGTAATAAAAGAAGATATCATGCTGATGAATTTGAAAGATGTCGAGTTTGCACCTCTTGTAACAGTAATTGACGGCAGCCGTTTCAAGCAAATAATGAAAGAAACGAAACAGTTTTCCAAAAGACAGATCATTGATGCTGAAATCCTGGCCATCAACAAAGTGGATTTAATAGAGGACTTATATATACCGATAGTTGAATCTTCAGTCCAGCAGATGAATCCGCAGGCACATACGGTTCGTTTTTCCGCGAAAAGCAGGGATGAAGAGTTTGCAGAATTCATTAGTACACTATTAAGTGATGAAACATCCCTTGAAGTAGATAGAAGAAAAGAAAGTATTGATAAAAGTCCTGATGCGGAAGAAATTGTTGCAGCTAGTGGAGAAAATTCGATAGAGTCTTCAAAAATGGCTACTTATGCATCTGAATACAGTCTAAGTCATGATTATCTTGAATCTGAGAAAGCCCAATCAATAGTTTCAAACCTTATGGAAAGTCTAAAAAAAGAGATACTTGTGATGAATCCGGAATTTGTCGGTCACATGAAAGTGATTTTGCAAGCCGGTACCGTAAATGTACGTTCCAGTGTTACAGGAGCCGAAGAAAACCCTCAAATTGAAACTATAGAATCATATTCTTCCAAACCTTCTGTCAAGATCCTCTCTGCAATTTCAAATGTTTCTCGTTTGGAATTAATGGAACTTGTGGATTCCTTTGTCAAGGAAATATTCACAAATCATGGTATAAAAATAGTAAAAACTGCTGTCCATAAGCACAACCATGAAAGTCACAACCACGACAATCACAATCATCCAGAAGGTGTGTAA